A genomic stretch from Saccharomyces paradoxus chromosome XVI, complete sequence includes:
- the TYW1 gene encoding putative tRNA 4-demethylwyosine synthase (Iron-sulfer protein required for synthesis of Wybutosine modified tRNA~similar to YPL207W): protein MDGFRLAGAIVVGALIAAYLYFGGRFSIALVIIVGYGIYCNESSGGGQDGPEKLTLNTQRKNSCCSDKKTADGGKKTGGCCSGKKKSGGNEGGCCSSKGGEKKSGGGCCSSKSGKKGGCCSSKKKISNNENVAPEVEEAKNFPVTVDFTDVFKKPTKKRSSTPKVFSKSTSSKSKVGKKLSVSKKIGPDGLIKSALTISNETLLSSQIYVLYSSLQGAASKAAKSVYDKLTELDELTNKPKLLNLDDLSDLDDYFVDVPVENALYVLVLPSYDIDCPLDYFLQTLEENANDFRVDSYPLRRLVGYTVLGLGDSESWPEKFCYQAKRADHWISRLGGRRIFPLGKICMKTGGSAKINEWTSLLAETLKDDEPIIYEYDENADSEDEGEEDNGSDELGDVEDIGGKDGNDKFSGADEIKQMVAKDSPTYKNLTKQGYKVIGSHSGVKICRWTKNELRGKGSCYKKSLFNIASSRCMELTPSLACSSKCVFCWRHGTNPVSKNWRWEVDEPEYILENALKGHYSMIKQMRGVPGVIAERFAKAFEVRHCALSLVGEPILYPHINKFVQLLHQKGITSFLVCNAQHPEALRNIVKVTQLYVSIDAPTKTELKKVDRPLYKDFWERMVECLEILKTVQNHQRTVFRLTLVKGFNMGDVSAYADLVQRGLPCFIEVKGATFSGSSDGNGNPLTMQNIPFYEECVKFVKAFTTELQRRGLDYDLAAEHAHSNCLLIADTKFKINGEWHTHIDFDKFFVLLNSGKDFTYMDYLEKTPEWALFGNGGFAPGNTRVYRKDKKKQNKETQETIKRETPLPAIPA from the coding sequence ATGGATGGTTTTCGTTTAGCTGGTGCTATAGTAGTTGGCGCGTTAATCGCTgcatatttatattttggCGGGAGGTTTTCGATAGCATTGGTCATTATAGTTGGTTATGGTATTTATTGTAATGAATCCAGCGGTGGTGGCCAAGATGGTCCAGAGAAGTTAACCTTGAATACACAGCGGAAAAACTCATGTTGCAGTGATAAGAAGACCGCGGATGGTGGAAAAAAGACTGGCGGATGTTGTTCtggtaagaaaaaaagtggtGGTAATGAAGGAGgttgttgttcttcaaaaggGGGTGAGAAGAAAAGCGGAGGAGGGTGTTGCTCATCTAAAAGTGGAAAGAAAGGAGGGTGTTGTTCCtctaaaaagaagattagTAACAATGAAAATGTTGCTCCTGAAGTTGAGGAAGCCAAAAATTTCCCTGTAACTGTGGATTTTACAGATGTTTTTAAGAAGCCCACTAAGAAAAGGTCAAGCACCCCCAAGgttttttccaaaagtaCCTCGTCAAAATCCAAAGTtggtaaaaaattaagtGTTTCAAAGAAGATTGGTCCAGATGGATTGATCAAGAGTGCTTTAACTATCTCGAATGAAACGCTTCTGAGTTCTCAAATCTACGTGTTATATAGTTCCCTGCAAGGTGCGGCTTCGAAAGCTGCAAAAAGCGTTTACGACAAACTAACCGAATTGGATGAATTGACTAATAAACCAAAACTTTTGAACCTTGATGACCTGTCCGATCTCGATGATTATTTCGTAGATGTTCCTGTTGAAAACGCACTGTATGTGCTTGTTTTACCGTCTTATGATATCGATTGCCCCCTAGATTATTTCCTACAAACCCTTGAAGAGAATGCCAATGATTTTAGAGTAGATAGTTATCCATTACGAAGGTTGGTTGGCTACACGGTTTTAGGTCTTGGTGATTCAGAATCATGGCCTGAAAAGTTTTGTTACCAAGCGAAAAGAGCCGACCACTGGATTTCTCGTTTAGGTGGCAGGAGAATTTTCCCCTTAGGTAAAATTTGTATGAAAACAGGAGGTAGTGCCAAAATTAATGAGTGGACATCATTGTTAGCGGAGACGTTAAAAGATGATGAACCAATCATTTACGAGTATGATGAGAACGCAGACTCTGAAGacgaaggagaagaagataatggCAGTGATGAATTGGGTGACGTAGAGGATATTGGCGGCAAAGATGGTAATGACAAATTTTCAGGTGCAGATGAAATCAAACAAATGGTGGCGAAAGACAGCCCAACATACAAGAATTTGACAAAGCAAGGTTACAAAGTTATTGGTTCTCATTCGGGTGTTAAGATCTGCAGATGGACTAAGAATGAACTACGTGGTAAAGGGTCCTGTTATAAGAAATCGCTTTTTAATATCGCATCCAGTAGGTGCATGGAATTGACTCCTTCTTTAGCGTGTTCATCTAAATGTGTCTTCTGTTGGAGGCATGGTACAAATCCTGTGTCAAAAAACTGGAGATGGGAAGTAGATGAACCAGAATACATTCTGGAAAATGCTCTGAAGGGCCATTATTCCATGATCAAACAGATGAGGGGTGTGCCCGGTGTTATTGCAGAGAGATTTGCCAAGGCATTTGAAGTTCGTCATTGTGCCTTGTCTCTTGTCGGTGAGCCTATTCTTTATCCTcatatcaataaatttgttcAATTATTACATCAAAAGGGCATAACCAGTTTTCTTGTGTGTAATGCTCAACATCCAGAGGCTTTGAGAAATATTGTTAAGGTAACGCAGTTATATGTTTCCATTGATGCACCCACCAAGACagagttgaaaaaagtggATAGACCTTTGTATAAAGATTTCTGGGAGAGAATGGTAGAATGCttagaaattttgaaaactgtGCAAAATCATCAAAGAACAGTTTTCAGATTAACTTTAGTGAAAGGTTTCAATATGGGTGATGTTAGCGCATATGCAGATTTGGTTCAACGTGGTTTGCCATGTTTCATTGAAGTCAAAGGTGCCACATTCAGTGGCTCCTCTGATGGTAATGGTAATCCCCTAACTATGCAAAATATTCCATTTTACGAGGAATGTGTAAAGTTCGTGAAGGCATTTACCACAGAATTACAAAGACGTGGATTAGATTACGACTTGGCTGCCGAACATGCACACTCTAACTGTTTGCTAATTGCAGAcaccaaattcaaaattaacGGGGAATGGCATACGCATATcgattttgataaatttttcgTATTACTAAACTCGGGCAAAGACTTCACATATATGGactatttggaaaaaaCTCCTGAATGGGCATTATTTGGTAACGGTGGGTTTGCACCAGGGAACACAAGAGTGTACAGAAAGGAtaagaagaagcaaaataAGGAAACTCAAGAAACCATAAAAAGAGAGACGCCTCTTCCTGCCATTCCAGCTTAA
- the IPL1 gene encoding aurora kinase (Aurora kinase of conserved chromosomal passenger complex~similar to YPL209C) → MQRNSLVNIKLNANSPSGKATTRPNTSKINKPWRISHSPQQRNPNSKIPSPVREKLNKLPVNNKKFLEMENSKIPSPVRKATSSKMTHENKKLPKFKSLSLDDFELGKKLGKGKFGKVYCVRHRSTGYICALKVMEKEEIIKYNLQRQFRREVEIQTSLNHPNLTKSYGYFHDEKRVYLLMEYLVNGEMYKLLRSHGPFNDILASDYIYQIANALDYMHKKNIIHRDIKPENILIGFNNVIKLTDFGWSIINPPESRRKTVCGTIDYLSPEMVESREYDHTIDAWALGVLAFELLTGAPPFEEEMKDTTYKRIAALDIKIPSNVSQDAQDLILKLLKYDPKDRMRLGDVKMHPWILRNKPFWENKRL, encoded by the coding sequence ATGCAGCGCAATAGTCTTGTAAATATCAAGCTGAACGCTAACTCGCCATCGGGAAAGGCCACAACAAGACCAAATACGTCCAAGATCAATAAACCATGGAGGATATCCCATTCACCACAGCAAAGGAACCCAAACTCAAAAATACCTTCACCTGTACgagaaaaattgaacaaattaCCTGTAAAcaataagaaatttttggaaatggaAAACTCCAAAATCCCATCACCCGTAAGGAAAGCAACTTCCTCCAAAATGACACACGAAAATAAGAAGTTACCTAAGTTCAAATCACTATCTCTCGATGATTTTGAACTAGGGAAAAAATTAGGAAAAGGTAAGTTCGGCAAAGTTTATTGCGTTCGCCACAGAAGCACAGGATACATTTGCGCACTGAAAGTAATGGAGAAGGaggaaataataaagtacAACCTGCAAAGACAATTTAGAAGAGAGGTAGAAATACAAACATCATTAAACCATCCGAATTTAACTAAATCGTACGGCTATTTTCATGATGAGAAAAGAGTATATCTGCTAATGGAATACTTGGTTAATGGGGAAATGTATAAACTATTGAGGTCGCATGGACCCTTCAACGATATCTTAGCGTCAGATtatatttatcaaattgCCAACGCCCTGGATTATATgcataagaaaaatatcattcaCAGAGACATCAAACCTGAAAATATACTAATAGGATTCAATAACGTTATTAAATTGACGGACTTCGGATGGAGTATAATAAATCCTCCAGAaagcagaagaaaaacagtTTGTGGGACAATTGACTACCTTTCTCCAGAAATGGTGGAATCAAGGGAATATGATCACACTATAGATGCATGGGCCCTTGGTGTCCTGGCATTTGAACTACTTACTGGTGCGCCGCCGttcgaagaagaaatgaaagataCCACATATAAGAGAATAGCTGCATTGGATATCAAAATCCCTAGCAATGTCTCTCAAGATGCGCAAGATTTAATACTTAAGCTATTAAAATACGACCCCAAAGATAGAATGCGACTTGGTGACGTAAAAATGCATCCTTGGATATTAAGAAACAAGCCCTTTTGGGAAAATAAGCGATTATAG
- the PGC1 gene encoding phosphatidylglycerol phospholipase (Phosphatidyl Glycerol phospholipase C~similar to YPL206C) produces the protein MVEIVGHRAFKGKYPENTLLAFEKAYAAGADVIETDLQMTSDGMVVVNHDSDTGRMWDKNLVISESTWEEVKQLRCKEDGSLAMMTLKEILTWAVCHPGAKLMLDIKFTNEKIIMVKTFAIMLEVKNDLKFWQDRITWGLWLLDWYDFGIETGVLKDFRVIVISLSLDIASQFVKRSLTLNDPHYKLFGISVHFVSSWTSQFRLKLLPLLMENNIKVYLWTVNKPVDFKYLCELPIHGAITDDPIKARKLCDGHAVVKMPTAGKKFVAPSLASVDGLRFHAFIKVYNILCTLLYSKWVHIKLCGWSIAYVIFLFLRTIHFL, from the coding sequence ATGGTTGAAATTGTGGGCCACAGAGCTTTCAAAGGAAAGTATCCTGAAAACACGCTATTAGCATTCGAGAAGGCTTATGCAGCAGGTGCAGATGTAATAGAAACTGATTTGCAAATGACTAGCGATGGTATGGTGGTGGTAAACCATGACTCAGACACTGGTCGGATGTGGGATAAAAACTTGGTGATTAGCGAGTCAACTTGGGAGGAAGTCAAGCAATTGCGCTGCAAAGAGGATGGTTCCTTAGCAATGATGacattgaaagaaattctaACGTGGGCAGTGTGCCACCCAGGAGCCAAGTTGATGTTGGACATCAAGTTTACCAACGAGAAAATCATCATGGTCAAAACGTTTGCTATCATGTTGGAGGTTAAGAATGATCTTAAGTTTTGGCAGGACAGGATCACGTGGGGGCTTTGGTTGCTAGATTGGTACGACTTCGGTATCGAAACAGGTGTTCTGAAGGATTTTAGAGTTATTGTGATAAGTCTGTCTTTGGATATCGCTTCCCAATTCGTGAAGCGTTCTTTGACGTTGAACGATCCTCACTATAAACTTTTTGGTATCAGTGTTCATTTTGTCTCTTCGTGGACAAGCCAATTTAGACTGAAGCTGCTACCTTTGCTTatggaaaataatatcaaagTTTATTTATGGACTGTCAACAAACCTGTagatttcaaatatctGTGCGAATTGCCTATCCATGGTGCCATCACAGATGACCCGATCAAGGCAAGAAAGTTATGCGATGGTCATGCCGTGGTGAAGATGCCCACCGCTGGGAAAAAGTTTGTTGCACCCAGTCTGGCATCTGTAGATGGCCTAAGATTTCATGCTTTTATCAAGGTTTATAACATTCTTTGCACACTCTTATATTCCAAATGGGTCCACATCAAGTTGTGCGGTTGGTCTATTGCCTATgtgattttcttgtttcttcgAACCATTCATTTCCTTTAA
- the RKM1 gene encoding protein-lysine N-methyltransferase (SET-domain lysine-N-methyltransferase~similar to YPL208W) has product MSSEALEALLQWGATFGVIVPEELKFEYTDLKGIICVCEKDIDNPSIKIPPEIVISRNLPMKFFKLSESTKNINGWLKLFFAKIKFDRDNDTIVDDVRVNEKFKPYLDALPFRLNSPLIWNPSELERLSSTNLGNSIHEKFAGIFKEWLELVSSSDLFDLERVADDIQTFHKLDELTYETLYEQILKNTELQTPTIWYSFSAFLWSHLIFISRAFPEYVLNKSCPDNSIILLPIVDLLNHDYRSKVKWYPEDGWFCYEKIGIASQSRELSNNYGGKGNEELLSGYGFVLEDNIFDSVALKIKLPLDVVSNILETEPNLKLPLLSDYTTYAFENKDCGQQEKKVARSVTDYVDGVTYFININNEQSLEPLLDLFTYLSKTEEESLHDLRARFEGIQMLRNALHSKLKCVIGPPAADDSYAIDPYRLYCADIYTKGQKQILKEAVTRLRKLEKTMLSENKHQLLTMSKILKNDPAFVEAELPSLFSNEDDEEVIFESTYDLLILWVLLKTRSNSFPNKYEWVGRQYANFEHSAYISDDAKAFHTQYFEKQDDVDVDQVDHAIQFVVANSFTRTSSTAAETIVVRK; this is encoded by the coding sequence ATGTCGTCAGAAGCGTTGGAGGCACTCCTTCAGTGGGGTGCAACATTTGGTGTAATAGTCCCAGAGGAACTCAAGTTTGAATATACCGATCTTAAAGGCATTATTTGCGTATGTGAAAAAGATATAGACAATCCAAGCATCAAGATTCCTCCTGAGATCGTTATTTCGAGAAATCTGCctatgaaatttttcaagctcAGTGAATCCACTAAGAATATCAACGGATGGCTGAAGTTGTTTTTcgcaaaaataaaattcgATAGAGATAATGATACTATCGTGGACGATGTTCGTGTGAATGAGAAATTTAAACCGTACTTGGATGCGCTACCTTTTCGACTAAATTCGCCGTTGATCTGGAACCCAAGCGAGTTGGAGCGTTTATCATCTACAAACTTGGGGAATTCCATTCACGAAAAATTTGCAGGCATATTTAAAGAGTGGCTTGAATTGGTCAGTTCTTCTGATTTGTTTGACTTGGAAAGAGTGGCAGATGACATTCAGACTTTTCATAAGCTCGATGAATTGACATACGAGACCCTGTATGAgcagattttgaagaacacGGAACTTCAAACACCAACTATTTGGTATTCCTTTTCTGCATTTTTATGGTCGCACCTCATATTCATTTCAAGAGCATTCCCCGAATATGTGCTAAACAAAAGCTGTCCTGATAATTCTATCATACTACTTCCCATCGTTGATCTTTTAAATCATGACTACCGTTCTAAAGTCAAATGGTATCCTGAAGATGGGTGGTTCTGctatgaaaaaattggaatcGCTTCCCAATCACGAGAACTATCGAATAATTATGGCGGTAAGGGAAATGAAGAATTACTGTCTGGATATGGGTTTGTTTTAGAAGACAACATATTTGATTCAGTGGCTTTGAAAATCAAACTGCCATTAGATGTGGTATCAAACATTCTTGAAACGGAACCTAATTTGAAGCTGCCCTTACTGTCAGATTATACAACATATGCTTTCGAAAACAAAGATTGTGGccaacaagaaaagaaggttGCACGTAGTGTTACGGACTACGTAGATGGAGTGACTTATTTCATTAATATTAACAATGAACAAAGCTTAGAACCATTACTGGATCTTTTTACCTACCTCTCCAAGACCGAAGAGGAGAGTCTACATGATTTGAGAGCCCGTTTTGAGGGCATACAAATGCTAAGAAATGCATTACACAGCAAACTCAAGTGTGTCATTGGGCCGCCTGCAGCTGATGACTCATATGCGATCGATCCTTACAGACTTTATTGTGCTGACATATATACCAAAGGTCAAAAGCAAATCTTAAAAGAGGCTGTAACGAGGTTGAGAAAATTGGAGAAAACAATGCTGTCCGAGAACAAGCACCAATTACTAACCATGAGCAAAATTCTCAAGAATGACCCTGCTTTTGTAGAGGCGGAATTACCTTCGTTGTTCAGTAATGAGGATGATGAGGAAGTCATCTTTGAATCTACTTACGACCTATTGATACTCTGGGTTTTACTGAAAACGAGAAGTAATTCGTTTCCAAACAAATATGAATGGGTTGGACGACAGTATGCTAACTTCGAGCACAGTGCATACATCTCAGATGATGCCAAGGCTTTCCATACCCAATACTTTGAGAAGCAAGACGATGTGGATGTGGACCAAGTAGATCACGCGATCCAGTTCGTGGTAGCCAATTCTTTCACCAGAACATCATCTACAGCCGCAGAGACTATCGTAGTGCGCAAATAG